A genomic window from Rubrobacter naiadicus includes:
- a CDS encoding SixA phosphatase family protein, which yields MRHAVAYDRDASRWPDDSKRPLEPEGRKRFEAAARGLLRVMPEVDLVLSSPFVRAWQTASIVSALGWPEQKPCPELEPERDPAEVLEVLRELPGVQSVALFGHRPNLHAAACHMIFGRRDPGRLKIKKGGALLIEFGGEPGVGEGVLRWSLPPGLLRELSEER from the coding sequence GTGCGGCACGCCGTAGCCTACGATCGGGATGCCTCCCGCTGGCCGGACGATTCGAAGCGGCCTCTCGAACCAGAGGGGCGAAAGAGGTTCGAGGCGGCCGCGCGCGGGCTGTTACGCGTGATGCCGGAGGTGGATCTCGTGCTCAGCAGCCCGTTCGTGCGGGCCTGGCAGACGGCCTCGATCGTCTCCGCGTTGGGGTGGCCGGAGCAGAAGCCCTGCCCGGAGCTCGAGCCCGAACGTGACCCGGCAGAGGTGCTGGAGGTCTTGCGGGAGCTTCCCGGGGTGCAATCCGTCGCTCTCTTCGGGCACCGTCCGAACCTGCACGCCGCGGCCTGCCACATGATCTTTGGCCGTCGGGATCCCGGGCGCCTGAAGATAAAGAAGGGAGGCGCGCTCCTGATCGAGTTCGGAGGCGAGCCAGGGGTGGGTGAGGGGGTGCTGCGATGGAGCCTCCCTCCCGGACTGCTCCGGG